Proteins from a genomic interval of Acidimicrobiia bacterium:
- a CDS encoding SDR family oxidoreductase: MDIAGRNALITGGAHRVGRAITLELAAAGANVFIHYNSSAAPAEETAGVARAHGVRAFVGPADLTDPAAAGSLVRAANEQFGPISVLVNSASGFPEDTLADVTVDGFRKTQDLSLLTPIFLTQAFAASVPADLDGAVVNVTDVRTATPYRRHFSYIVAKGALDSFTRAAAVALAPRIRVNAVALGIILPPAGEDESYAERLAAQIPLARVGGTDPVVAAVRHLVENDFVTGEILRVDGGGHLV, from the coding sequence ATGGATATCGCCGGCCGCAACGCGTTGATAACGGGAGGCGCACACCGAGTCGGCCGGGCCATCACGCTCGAGTTGGCGGCGGCCGGCGCCAACGTCTTCATCCACTACAACTCGTCGGCGGCACCCGCCGAGGAGACGGCGGGAGTCGCCCGGGCCCACGGGGTGCGCGCCTTCGTCGGGCCTGCCGACCTCACCGATCCCGCCGCGGCCGGCTCGCTCGTGCGAGCAGCCAACGAGCAATTCGGGCCGATCTCGGTGCTCGTCAACAGCGCGTCCGGCTTCCCCGAGGACACGCTGGCCGATGTCACGGTCGACGGCTTCAGGAAGACCCAGGACCTGTCGCTGCTGACGCCGATCTTCCTCACGCAGGCCTTCGCCGCTTCGGTGCCCGCCGACCTCGATGGGGCGGTCGTCAACGTCACGGACGTGAGAACCGCCACCCCGTACCGGCGGCATTTCAGCTACATCGTCGCCAAGGGTGCGCTCGACTCGTTCACCAGAGCCGCCGCAGTCGCTCTGGCGCCCCGCATCCGGGTCAACGCGGTGGCCCTCGGCATCATCTTGCCGCCCGCCGGCGAGGACGAGTCGTACGCCGAGAGGCTTGCCGCACAGATCCCGCTCGCCCGCGTCGGTGGCACGGACCCCGTGGTTGCGGCCGTTCGGCACCTCGTCGAGAACGACTTCGTGACGGGCGAGATCCTGCGCGTCGACGGGGGCGGCCACCTGGTGTGA
- a CDS encoding glycerol-3-phosphate dehydrogenase/oxidase produces MIERRSARLGPGERAANLDRLDDESFDLVVIGGGITGAGSALDAVSRGRSVALLEQRDLAAGTSSRSSKLIHGGLRYLEQLELGLVREALRERGLLLTKLAPHLVRPVSFVYPLRHHIWERAYVGAGVLLYATLARSSGSTLPGHRHLTKRTTLELFPGLRPDVFVGGIRYWDAQVDDARYALAVARTAAALGAVVLTSTRVTGFDRVSGRVAAVDADCLETGRRLRVEARAVVNATGVWTDEVERLAGESSGDVAASKGIHLVVARDRIASSTGIIVRTEKSVLFVIPWGDFWLIGTTDTSWRLGLAHPAASRTDIEYLLGHVNELLADPLDESDVVGVYAGLRPLLRGESDSTSKLSREHAVVEQVPGLFTVAGGKYTTYRVMARDAVDAALGPGAPASRTADIPIHGAAGYHEAWTARHAAAEAAGIDPHWVEHLLSRHGSETSEIMEAIADRRQLGAPVPGAPGYLTAEIRHAVTHEAALHLDDVLTRRTRISIETPDRGVAAAPAVTELMAEVLGWDEATKARELEHYLARVEAELESQTMPDDHTADAARLGAPDVRTGRGDL; encoded by the coding sequence GTGATCGAGAGACGATCGGCGCGACTCGGGCCCGGAGAGCGAGCCGCCAACCTCGACCGCCTCGACGACGAATCCTTCGATCTCGTCGTGATCGGCGGCGGCATCACCGGGGCGGGCAGCGCCCTCGATGCCGTCTCGCGAGGCAGATCTGTCGCGCTGCTCGAGCAGAGGGACCTCGCCGCCGGCACATCGAGCCGGTCGAGCAAGCTCATCCACGGTGGCCTGAGATACCTGGAGCAGCTCGAGCTCGGCCTCGTACGAGAGGCGCTGCGCGAGCGAGGGCTGTTGCTGACCAAGCTGGCACCGCACCTCGTCCGTCCGGTGTCCTTCGTGTACCCGCTGCGGCACCACATCTGGGAGCGCGCCTACGTCGGCGCCGGGGTGCTGCTCTACGCCACGCTGGCGCGCTCGTCCGGCAGCACGTTGCCCGGCCACCGCCACCTGACGAAGCGGACGACGCTGGAGCTGTTCCCCGGCCTGCGTCCAGATGTCTTCGTCGGGGGAATCCGCTACTGGGACGCTCAGGTCGACGACGCCCGCTACGCGCTCGCCGTCGCCCGCACTGCGGCCGCCCTGGGCGCAGTCGTCCTCACCAGCACGCGGGTCACCGGCTTCGACCGCGTCTCGGGAAGGGTGGCGGCGGTCGACGCAGACTGCCTCGAGACCGGGAGGAGGCTCCGCGTCGAGGCGCGGGCGGTGGTCAACGCCACCGGCGTGTGGACGGACGAAGTCGAGAGACTCGCCGGCGAGTCCTCGGGCGACGTTGCCGCTTCGAAGGGGATCCATCTCGTCGTCGCGAGAGATAGGATCGCATCCTCCACGGGGATCATCGTGCGCACGGAGAAGAGCGTCCTCTTCGTGATCCCGTGGGGCGACTTCTGGCTGATCGGAACCACGGACACGTCGTGGCGCCTCGGACTCGCCCACCCGGCTGCCAGCCGCACCGACATCGAGTACCTGCTGGGTCACGTCAACGAGCTCCTCGCCGATCCCCTCGACGAGAGCGACGTGGTCGGTGTCTACGCCGGGCTGCGACCGCTGCTGCGCGGCGAGTCCGATTCGACGAGCAAGTTGAGTCGTGAGCACGCCGTCGTCGAGCAGGTGCCCGGGCTCTTCACCGTTGCGGGTGGCAAGTACACGACGTACCGCGTGATGGCTCGCGACGCAGTCGACGCGGCGCTCGGGCCCGGAGCGCCCGCTTCGCGGACGGCGGACATCCCCATCCATGGCGCGGCCGGCTACCACGAGGCATGGACCGCCCGGCACGCAGCGGCCGAGGCGGCAGGTATCGATCCTCACTGGGTCGAGCACCTGCTCAGCCGCCACGGCTCCGAGACGTCGGAGATCATGGAGGCGATCGCCGATCGGCGCCAGCTCGGAGCGCCGGTCCCAGGGGCCCCCGGCTACCTGACAGCCGAGATTCGGCACGCGGTGACCCATGAGGCGGCCTTGCACCTCGACGACGTGCTCACCAGGAGGACGAGGATCTCGATCGAGACCCCGGATCGGGGGGTGGCCGCCGCCCCTGCGGTCACCGAGCTGATGGCCGAGGTGCTCGGATGGGACGAGGCGACCAAGGCTCGTGAGCTGGAGCACTACCTGGCGAGGGTCGAGGCCGAGCTCGAATCGCAGACGATGCCCGACGACCACACCGCCGACGCGGCCCGCCTGGGCGCACCAGACGTGAGGACCGGACGCGGCGACCTCTGA
- the glnII gene encoding glutamine synthetase GlnII has protein sequence MPYRAEYIWIDGQKPTAKLRSKTKIVPDGAEPPIWGFDGSSTEQAPGSNSDCVLRPVLVKPDPIRGGDDVLVIAEVLLTDLSPHPSNTRAACVEVAEKHAAHEPWFGIEQEYTFFKDGRPHGWPIGGFPAPQGGYYCGVGADEIWGRDVVEGHTKACIDAGIEISGTNAEVMIGQWEFQVGPLGPVEVADQLWMARWLLYRIAEDYGISAHLHPKPVKGDWNGAGAHTNFSTKSMRESYEPIIAACEALGKAHDEHISQYGAGIEERLTGLHETAPWTEFSYGVSHRGASVRIPWQTEVDQKGYIEDRRPNANMDPYVVTKLITSTVCSYLDTSG, from the coding sequence ATGCCGTATCGGGCGGAATACATCTGGATCGATGGGCAGAAGCCGACGGCCAAGCTCCGGTCGAAGACGAAGATCGTCCCTGATGGCGCCGAGCCGCCCATCTGGGGCTTCGACGGATCCAGCACCGAACAGGCCCCGGGCAGCAACTCGGACTGCGTGTTGCGGCCCGTGCTCGTCAAACCGGACCCGATCCGCGGCGGCGACGACGTGCTGGTCATCGCCGAGGTGTTGCTCACGGACCTGTCGCCGCACCCGTCGAACACGCGGGCGGCGTGCGTCGAGGTCGCCGAGAAGCACGCGGCGCACGAGCCGTGGTTCGGGATCGAGCAGGAATACACCTTCTTCAAGGACGGTCGCCCGCACGGATGGCCGATCGGCGGCTTCCCCGCTCCACAGGGCGGCTACTACTGCGGCGTGGGTGCGGACGAGATCTGGGGCCGGGACGTCGTCGAGGGCCACACCAAGGCGTGCATCGATGCCGGCATCGAGATCTCGGGGACGAATGCCGAGGTCATGATCGGTCAGTGGGAGTTCCAGGTCGGCCCGCTCGGGCCGGTGGAGGTCGCCGACCAGCTCTGGATGGCCCGCTGGCTCCTCTACAGGATCGCCGAGGACTACGGCATCTCGGCCCATCTCCACCCCAAGCCGGTGAAGGGCGACTGGAACGGCGCAGGTGCACACACCAACTTCTCGACGAAGTCGATGCGAGAGAGCTACGAGCCGATCATCGCGGCGTGCGAGGCCCTCGGCAAGGCGCACGACGAGCACATCAGCCAGTACGGGGCCGGGATCGAGGAGCGCCTCACCGGTCTCCACGAGACCGCCCCGTGGACGGAGTTCAGCTACGGGGTCTCGCACCGCGGTGCGTCGGTCCGGATCCCTTGGCAGACCGAGGTCGATCAGAAGGGATACATCGAAGATCGGCGTCCCAACGCCAACATGGATCCTTACGTGGTGACCAAGCTCATCACGAGCACGGTCTGCAGCTACCTGGACACCAGCGGCTGA
- a CDS encoding 6-bladed beta-propeller produces MRRLWVTALVVTVALANAPAAASGGAPAPILPPRWIDDVSSGHLSSNVWGVAIPSGGGVYVADRTDHEIVRYDSAGTFVAAYGEQGTGQVQFTLPSGMSFGPDGNLYVAELGGDRVHVITPAGGFVRTIGSHGAGNGQFVAPADVAFDTFGRMLVADALNHRIQVMEPDGTFITAFGTLGSGDGQFDEPISVAGLTNGTIAVAEENGSRFQLFDSSFAHMATIDDADGTPFGTIRGIEVDSADRIHVSSDTHDKVFIFNRGGAYLTEFGSSGSGGGRFQAPVHIAFDPAGRIHVTDSGVARVAVWDYRRCGGKPATWVGTDSADAYSGTSMRDVIIARGGPDDIDGGRGNDLICLGGGEDRGRGGPGDDRIFGEVGDDDLRGEAGEDHLLGGDGNDLLSGGDKGDRLEGGRSRDVVKGGRGGDRLFGGGANDDLRGNTGKDRLAGGKGTDTCSGGAGTDTASTCEVTTGVP; encoded by the coding sequence ATGCGCCGGCTCTGGGTGACAGCCCTCGTCGTGACGGTCGCATTGGCGAATGCCCCAGCCGCCGCATCCGGCGGCGCGCCGGCGCCGATTCTGCCACCGCGTTGGATCGACGACGTCTCGTCAGGGCATCTGTCCTCCAATGTCTGGGGCGTCGCGATTCCCAGCGGCGGGGGCGTCTACGTCGCCGACCGAACGGACCACGAGATCGTCCGCTACGACTCGGCTGGCACCTTCGTCGCAGCATACGGCGAGCAGGGCACCGGCCAGGTGCAGTTCACCTTGCCAAGTGGCATGTCGTTCGGCCCCGACGGCAACCTGTACGTCGCCGAGCTCGGCGGCGACCGGGTCCACGTCATCACCCCGGCGGGCGGGTTCGTCCGAACGATCGGCTCGCATGGCGCCGGCAACGGCCAGTTTGTCGCGCCCGCAGACGTTGCGTTCGACACGTTCGGGCGGATGCTCGTGGCGGACGCCCTCAACCACCGCATCCAGGTCATGGAGCCCGACGGTACGTTCATCACCGCATTCGGCACGCTCGGCTCGGGCGACGGCCAGTTCGATGAGCCGATCTCGGTCGCCGGCCTCACGAACGGGACGATCGCGGTGGCCGAGGAGAATGGCTCGCGGTTCCAGCTTTTCGACAGCTCGTTCGCCCACATGGCCACGATCGACGACGCCGACGGCACTCCGTTCGGGACGATCAGGGGCATCGAGGTGGACTCGGCTGATCGTATCCACGTGTCATCCGACACTCACGACAAGGTGTTCATCTTCAACCGCGGCGGCGCCTACCTCACCGAGTTCGGATCGAGCGGCAGCGGTGGCGGGCGCTTCCAGGCGCCCGTCCACATCGCATTCGACCCGGCGGGGCGCATCCACGTGACCGACTCGGGGGTCGCCCGCGTCGCGGTATGGGACTACAGGCGATGCGGCGGCAAACCGGCGACGTGGGTCGGCACCGACTCGGCCGACGCCTATTCGGGCACGTCGATGCGAGACGTGATCATCGCTCGTGGTGGTCCGGACGACATCGACGGGGGCAGGGGCAACGACTTGATCTGCCTCGGAGGTGGCGAGGATCGCGGTCGAGGCGGCCCCGGAGACGACCGGATATTCGGCGAGGTCGGCGACGACGACCTGCGGGGGGAGGCCGGGGAGGATCACCTGCTCGGAGGTGACGGCAACGATCTGCTCTCCGGCGGCGACAAGGGCGACCGGCTCGAGGGCGGCCGCAGCCGTGACGTGGTCAAGGGCGGCAGGGGCGGTGATCGCCTCTTCGGGGGTGGGGCGAACGACGACCTGCGAGGGAACACCGGCAAGGACAGGCTGGCTGGTGGCAAGGGAACCGACACGTGTTCCGGCGGCGCCGGCACGGACACCGCGTCGACGTGCGAGGTGACGACCGGCGTCCCATAG
- the acs gene encoding acetate--CoA ligase, which translates to MAEGSQAIENLLNEDRVFPPAPEFAANANASPDIHAEAAQDWKAFWHSQALERITWFREPREIVDESDAPFFKWFEDGELNLAYNCLDRHLDERGDKVAYHWIGEPGDTRTITYRDLYEDVCRLAAAMSEMGIEKGDRVAVYLGMIPELPVAMLACARIGAVHSVVFGGFSADALADRVEDAQAKAIVTSDGAWRRGSVVALKDAADEAAARCPSVEHVIVVKRTDSDVAWVEGRDVWYHEAVAGRHPEFEPAVMNAEDLLYILYTSGTTGTPKGIVHTQGGYLTGVTTTHHYVFDVKPDDVYWCAADIGWVTGHSYIVYGPLANGVTGVMYEGAPNFPGLDRLWSIIEEYGVTIFYTAPTAIRSFMKWGDEHPAGHDLSSLRVLGTVGEPINPEAWMWYHEHIGGGSTPIVDTWWQTETGAIMITPLPGAVATKPGSATKPFPGIGADVVDDDGNSVPLGGGGYLVIDRPWPAMLRTIYGDDQRYVDTYWTRFPGRYFPGDGCKRDADGYYWLLGRVDDVMLVSGHNISTTEVESALVDHHGVAEAAVVGRTDPITGQAIAAFVTLRDGIEGNADLIEELRNHVAKKIGPIAKPKSIVFTNDLPKTRSGKIMRRLLRDVSEHRRLGDVTTLANADIVEEIAAKAAVSDED; encoded by the coding sequence GTGGCCGAAGGCAGCCAGGCGATCGAGAACCTGCTCAACGAGGACCGAGTGTTCCCACCGGCGCCCGAGTTCGCCGCCAACGCCAACGCATCGCCAGACATCCATGCAGAAGCCGCCCAGGACTGGAAGGCCTTCTGGCACTCGCAGGCGCTCGAACGGATCACCTGGTTCCGAGAGCCGCGAGAGATCGTCGACGAATCCGATGCCCCGTTCTTCAAATGGTTCGAGGATGGTGAGCTGAATCTGGCATACAACTGCCTCGACCGACATCTCGACGAGAGGGGCGACAAGGTCGCCTACCACTGGATCGGCGAGCCGGGAGACACCAGGACGATCACGTATCGCGACCTGTACGAGGACGTCTGCCGGTTGGCGGCCGCCATGTCGGAGATGGGGATCGAGAAGGGTGACCGGGTCGCCGTCTACCTCGGGATGATCCCGGAGCTTCCCGTCGCCATGCTGGCGTGCGCCCGCATCGGCGCCGTCCACTCCGTCGTGTTCGGGGGGTTCTCCGCCGATGCGCTCGCCGACCGCGTCGAGGACGCCCAGGCCAAGGCGATCGTCACCTCGGATGGCGCATGGCGGCGAGGCTCGGTGGTCGCCCTGAAGGACGCGGCGGACGAAGCGGCCGCCCGCTGCCCGAGCGTGGAGCACGTCATCGTCGTGAAGCGCACCGACAGCGACGTCGCCTGGGTCGAAGGCCGTGACGTCTGGTACCACGAGGCGGTTGCCGGCAGGCATCCCGAGTTCGAGCCCGCCGTCATGAACGCAGAGGACCTGCTCTATATCCTGTACACGTCCGGCACAACGGGGACGCCAAAGGGGATCGTGCACACCCAGGGCGGCTACCTCACAGGAGTGACGACGACCCACCACTACGTCTTCGACGTGAAGCCCGACGACGTCTACTGGTGCGCCGCCGACATCGGCTGGGTCACCGGGCACTCATACATCGTCTACGGCCCCCTGGCGAACGGCGTGACCGGGGTCATGTACGAGGGAGCGCCCAACTTCCCGGGCCTCGACCGGCTGTGGTCGATCATCGAGGAGTACGGCGTGACGATCTTCTACACCGCCCCTACTGCGATCCGGTCGTTCATGAAGTGGGGAGACGAGCATCCCGCCGGCCACGACCTCTCGTCGCTGCGGGTGCTCGGCACCGTCGGCGAGCCGATCAACCCCGAGGCGTGGATGTGGTACCACGAGCACATCGGGGGCGGCAGCACGCCGATCGTCGACACCTGGTGGCAGACCGAGACCGGGGCCATCATGATCACCCCCCTCCCGGGAGCCGTGGCGACGAAACCCGGCTCCGCCACCAAGCCCTTCCCCGGCATCGGCGCCGACGTGGTCGACGACGACGGCAATTCGGTGCCACTCGGCGGGGGCGGGTACCTGGTGATCGATCGGCCGTGGCCTGCCATGCTCCGCACCATCTACGGAGACGACCAGCGCTACGTCGACACGTACTGGACGCGCTTCCCGGGGCGCTACTTCCCGGGCGACGGGTGCAAGCGGGACGCCGACGGTTACTACTGGCTGCTCGGGCGGGTCGACGACGTGATGCTGGTGTCCGGCCACAACATCTCGACCACCGAGGTCGAGTCCGCTCTCGTCGACCACCACGGCGTCGCAGAAGCCGCCGTGGTCGGGAGGACGGACCCCATCACGGGTCAGGCAATCGCGGCGTTCGTGACGCTGCGTGACGGCATCGAGGGCAACGCCGACCTGATCGAGGAGCTGCGGAACCACGTCGCCAAGAAGATCGGGCCGATCGCCAAGCCGAAGAGCATCGTCTTCACGAACGACCTTCCCAAGACCCGCTCCGGGAAGATCATGCGCAGGCTGCTGCGAGACGTGTCCGAGCATCGGCGCCTCGGCGACGTCACGACCCTGGCCAACGCAGACATCGTCGAGGAGATCGCTGCCAAGGCAGCCGTCTCGGACGAGGATTGA
- a CDS encoding response regulator transcription factor, with translation MYVPIHPPTPSTSLTAALIGAGCQPVPFEALDELESKSPKGGWGPAVVEVRDDIGSAAAIAAKVRAELGLAVLLVVDRTATELLAEIDEYDDFLLSPIDRTELEIRLAKLGGIDVADADPGKDVIRFDDLELNTATYQATVGGAPRDLTYMEYELLRFFVEHRGRVWSREQILSKVWGYDYFGGSRTVDVHVRRLRAKLGEERASWITTVRSVGYRFG, from the coding sequence ATGTACGTCCCCATCCACCCCCCGACCCCATCGACGTCCCTGACGGCGGCATTGATCGGGGCCGGCTGCCAGCCGGTGCCGTTCGAGGCACTGGACGAGTTGGAGAGCAAGTCGCCCAAGGGTGGCTGGGGCCCGGCCGTGGTCGAGGTGCGCGACGACATCGGGTCGGCGGCGGCGATCGCAGCCAAGGTGCGGGCCGAGCTCGGCCTGGCGGTGCTCCTGGTCGTCGACCGGACCGCCACGGAGCTGCTCGCCGAGATCGACGAGTACGACGACTTCCTCCTCTCGCCGATCGACCGCACCGAGCTCGAGATTCGCCTCGCCAAGCTGGGCGGGATCGACGTCGCCGATGCGGACCCGGGCAAGGACGTCATCCGTTTCGACGACCTCGAGCTGAACACGGCCACGTATCAGGCGACCGTCGGCGGGGCGCCGCGCGACCTCACGTACATGGAGTACGAGCTGCTGCGCTTCTTCGTCGAGCATCGCGGCCGCGTCTGGTCCCGCGAGCAGATCCTGTCGAAGGTGTGGGGCTACGACTACTTCGGCGGGTCCCGCACCGTCGACGTCCACGTCCGCCGCCTGCGCGCCAAGCTGGGCGAGGAGCGAGCGAGCTGGATCACCACGGTCCGCAGCGTCGGCTACCGCTTCGGGTGA
- a CDS encoding glutamine synthetase family protein, translating to MDNQKEYVLKTVEERGVRFVRLWFTDILGFLKSFAITPAELETAFDEGMRFDGSAIDGFSRDQESDMLAMPDARTFQILPWRPGDAGVARMFCDIVTPDGEPFPGDPRWVLRQNLERAHELGYSFYVGPEVEYFYFRDSGPDPQVLDRGGYFDLTPLDVAQEYRRATIMALENLSISVESSHHEVSPSQHELDLRHTDALSMADNLVTTRLAVKEVAMEHDIYATFMPKPLENYDGSGLHLHLSLFQNDENVFHEDGAPYGLSKIATKFLAGLLRHGREITAVTNQWVNSYKRLVSGFDAPVYETWGVSDQTAVVRVPTPKVGKASAARIEYRAPDPACNPYLTFSVILAAGLAGIDNSYELPERPGEVAGPPVGAHRLPASLAEALDAMEGSELVHKALGDHVFSWFLKNKRREWERYEHHVSRFELDNYLPVL from the coding sequence GTGGACAACCAGAAGGAATACGTCCTCAAGACGGTCGAGGAGCGCGGGGTTCGCTTCGTGCGCTTGTGGTTCACCGACATCCTCGGCTTCCTCAAGTCGTTCGCCATCACCCCCGCCGAGCTCGAGACGGCGTTCGACGAGGGTATGAGGTTCGACGGGTCGGCGATCGACGGCTTCTCCCGCGATCAGGAGTCCGACATGCTCGCCATGCCCGACGCCCGGACGTTTCAGATCCTGCCATGGCGTCCCGGCGACGCCGGGGTCGCCAGGATGTTCTGCGACATCGTGACGCCGGACGGCGAGCCATTCCCCGGCGACCCTCGCTGGGTGCTCCGGCAAAATCTCGAGCGGGCCCACGAGCTCGGCTACTCGTTCTACGTCGGGCCCGAGGTCGAGTACTTCTACTTCCGTGACAGCGGCCCGGACCCGCAGGTTCTGGATCGCGGCGGGTATTTCGACCTGACACCTCTCGACGTCGCCCAGGAGTACCGGCGGGCAACGATCATGGCGCTCGAGAACCTCTCCATCTCTGTCGAGTCATCGCACCACGAGGTATCCCCCAGCCAGCACGAGCTCGACCTGCGCCACACGGACGCCCTCAGCATGGCAGACAACCTCGTCACGACCCGCCTCGCTGTGAAGGAGGTGGCCATGGAGCACGACATCTATGCCACCTTCATGCCCAAACCGCTCGAGAACTACGACGGGTCGGGCCTCCATCTGCACCTCTCGCTCTTCCAGAACGACGAGAACGTCTTTCACGAGGACGGCGCCCCGTACGGTCTGTCGAAGATCGCCACCAAGTTCCTGGCCGGGTTGTTGCGGCACGGCCGTGAGATCACTGCGGTCACCAACCAGTGGGTGAACTCGTACAAGCGCCTCGTTTCGGGGTTCGACGCTCCCGTCTACGAGACGTGGGGCGTCAGCGATCAGACGGCCGTCGTCCGAGTGCCGACGCCGAAGGTCGGCAAGGCGTCGGCAGCTCGCATCGAGTACCGGGCACCAGATCCTGCGTGCAATCCATACCTCACGTTCTCGGTGATCCTGGCGGCGGGCCTGGCAGGGATCGACAACAGCTACGAGCTCCCGGAGCGACCCGGCGAGGTGGCCGGCCCGCCTGTCGGCGCACACCGTCTCCCGGCCAGCCTCGCCGAAGCACTCGACGCCATGGAAGGGTCGGAGCTGGTCCACAAGGCACTCGGCGACCACGTCTTCTCGTGGTTCCTCAAGAACAAGCGCCGCGAATGGGAGCGCTACGAGCACCACGTCTCACGGTTCGAGCTGGACAACTACCTACCAGTGCTGTGA
- a CDS encoding sigma-70 family RNA polymerase sigma factor: MLDEDSFREFYDRALPAVYGYLSKRCGGRRDIVEDLTQETFVAAVKAMQAGEPIGAPMAWIVTIARRRLVDHWRRQSASLRRLAILEATSGSRSLDPPEPASPIIAALESLTPPHRAVLVLRYVDDLSVRDVGKLLGRSERATESLLVRARTALSAAYRGAAGG; encoded by the coding sequence GTGCTCGACGAAGACTCGTTCCGCGAGTTCTACGACCGTGCCCTCCCGGCGGTCTACGGCTATCTCTCGAAGCGGTGCGGCGGGCGTCGAGACATCGTCGAGGACCTGACACAGGAGACTTTCGTGGCAGCGGTGAAGGCGATGCAGGCGGGCGAGCCGATCGGAGCGCCAATGGCGTGGATCGTCACGATCGCCAGGCGGCGGCTCGTCGACCACTGGCGGCGGCAGTCGGCATCCCTTCGCCGCCTGGCGATACTCGAGGCGACGAGCGGGTCGCGATCGCTGGACCCCCCGGAGCCGGCCAGTCCGATCATCGCGGCCCTCGAGTCGCTCACGCCACCACACCGGGCTGTGCTGGTGCTGCGTTACGTCGACGACCTCTCCGTGAGGGACGTCGGGAAGCTCCTCGGCAGGAGCGAGCGAGCCACCGAATCGCTCTTGGTGCGCGCCAGGACCGCCCTGTCGGCGGCGTATCGAGGTGCCGCAGGTGGCTGA
- a CDS encoding amidohydrolase family protein gives MSWRDDEPGLPIKLGPVSNGEFLPQPLAPTVTEALRLAREQCDRAARKLGMDRREFLKSATASAITLFFLDRMTASAHADPGGRYAIPADALWEPLAAEERLTGDEFIMDVQGHLLEYELNPATRGRRFWGDQFPQMNCGDDDPRSCFSMTHFMEEMFLRSDTSMAVVSALPIHPEGSPLPIEVMDETRRVSVGLTRDDRIKLHAQVLPQVGSIEATLEEMERTVARYPIAGWKTFTHFGDPVTGNRYWLDDHEEGVPHVGRRFIEKSLDLGVNIICVHKGLSGGSRFGSPVDIGPAAKAYPEMNFVVYHCGFEVDHVEGPYSDESNGVNRFIATLREHGIGHAGNVYGELGSTWWYLMRTPTQAAHVLGKLLDTLGENRILWGTDSIFYGSPQDQIEAMRAFTITESYRERFGYPVLGGRTKRRIFGLNAAELYGVDPVKVRWDFTREELREIRLTFPDGNNTLGPTNATEFRRFHEHHRGWA, from the coding sequence ATGTCATGGCGAGACGACGAGCCGGGGCTGCCGATCAAGCTCGGGCCCGTATCGAACGGGGAGTTCCTGCCTCAGCCGCTCGCTCCGACCGTCACCGAGGCGCTCCGGCTCGCCCGAGAGCAGTGTGATCGAGCCGCCCGCAAGCTCGGCATGGATCGACGTGAGTTCCTCAAGTCGGCGACGGCGTCTGCCATCACGCTCTTCTTCCTCGACAGGATGACCGCCTCGGCGCATGCGGACCCGGGCGGCAGGTACGCCATCCCCGCCGACGCGCTCTGGGAGCCGCTGGCCGCCGAGGAGCGGCTGACGGGCGACGAGTTCATCATGGACGTCCAGGGGCATCTCCTCGAGTACGAGCTCAACCCGGCAACCAGGGGCAGGCGATTCTGGGGCGACCAGTTCCCGCAGATGAACTGCGGGGACGACGACCCTCGCTCGTGCTTCTCGATGACGCACTTCATGGAGGAGATGTTCCTTCGGTCGGACACGTCGATGGCCGTCGTCTCTGCATTGCCGATCCATCCAGAGGGAAGCCCTCTCCCGATCGAGGTGATGGACGAGACGAGGCGAGTCTCGGTGGGCCTGACGAGGGACGACCGGATCAAGCTGCACGCCCAGGTGTTGCCTCAGGTCGGCTCGATCGAGGCCACTCTCGAGGAGATGGAGCGCACGGTGGCGCGCTACCCGATCGCCGGCTGGAAGACGTTCACCCACTTCGGAGACCCCGTCACGGGAAACAGGTACTGGCTCGACGACCACGAAGAAGGCGTCCCACACGTCGGCCGGCGGTTCATCGAGAAGTCGCTCGACCTCGGGGTGAACATCATCTGCGTCCACAAGGGGTTGTCCGGCGGCAGTCGATTCGGATCTCCCGTCGACATCGGGCCCGCAGCCAAGGCATACCCGGAGATGAACTTCGTCGTGTATCACTGCGGATTCGAGGTCGACCACGTGGAGGGTCCGTACAGCGATGAGTCGAACGGCGTCAACCGCTTCATCGCCACCCTCCGAGAGCACGGGATCGGTCACGCTGGCAACGTGTACGGCGAGCTCGGATCGACGTGGTGGTACCTGATGCGCACCCCGACGCAAGCGGCACACGTGCTCGGCAAGCTGCTCGACACACTCGGCGAGAACCGCATCCTGTGGGGCACGGACTCGATCTTCTACGGGTCGCCCCAGGATCAGATCGAGGCCATGCGAGCTTTCACGATCACCGAGTCGTATCGGGAGCGCTTCGGCTACCCGGTGCTCGGGGGGCGCACCAAGCGCCGGATCTTCGGGCTCAATGCCGCCGAGCTCTACGGGGTCGACCCGGTGAAGGTCCGTTGGGACTTCACTCGTGAGGAGCTCCGTGAGATCCGGCTCACGTTCCCGGACGGGAACAACACCCTCGGGCCGACGAACGCAACCGAGTTCCGCCGCTTTCACGAGCACCACCGAGGCTGGGCGTGA